A window of Candidatus Purcelliella pentastirinorum contains these coding sequences:
- the acpS gene encoding holo-ACP synthase — MTIIGIGIDIVEIIRIKKIVKKSGNTLAIKILNKNEFQQYLKNKKPIHFLAKRFAAKEAIVKSFGMGMRCGLSFNQLEIYNNNFGKPKIFLSKKIKNITKNIGIKTFHLTISDEKKYACAVAIAEN; from the coding sequence ATGACAATTATAGGAATAGGTATAGATATTGTTGAAATAATAAGAATAAAAAAAATAGTAAAAAAATCAGGAAATACATTAGCAATAAAAATATTAAATAAAAATGAATTTCAACAATATTTAAAAAACAAAAAACCAATACATTTTTTAGCAAAAAGATTTGCCGCAAAAGAAGCTATAGTTAAATCATTTGGGATGGGAATGAGATGTGGACTATCATTCAATCAACTGGAAATTTACAATAATAATTTCGGCAAACCTAAAATATTTCTTTCAAAAAAAATAAAAAATATAACTAAAAATATAGGAATAAAAACATTTCATTTAACGATTTCTGATGAAAAAAAATATGCATGTGCAGTTGCAATTGCAGAAAACTAA